Proteins found in one Maridesulfovibrio sp. genomic segment:
- a CDS encoding FapA family protein: protein MPCLKHYFDPDFDYTHLRPVEKNDGSVDYYNMGYVQSVIVGQVLAQWQETEDEGSCGMGLRHFPTKTFPRGPNTKVNPDNTDQLIATRNGYVFYNEEGLITVKELLNVRGDVNLSTGNIFFVGDMVVHGSIKSGLDVKANNINVKGVIEQANVHAAGFLKCDGGIKGNSKGTVEAKGTLRTGFCENATLVSSGNIIIDKNCMHTTVYCEGKFAVKGRFAGGKCYSDQIVFIGEQLGGGLSAASQIVVGYNPALLLQIDKISTQISVLEDETRQLQKLMTNGASTTAEFTQKIEKCEMKIRFLKAKKKQLWEKIQQTEKLENCRIMVHGVIKSGVEISIGPAYMQINEPLENVFFYYENDEIKMGSPALNK, encoded by the coding sequence ATGCCCTGTCTAAAGCACTATTTTGATCCTGATTTCGACTACACGCACCTAAGACCGGTGGAGAAAAACGACGGAAGCGTTGATTATTATAACATGGGCTATGTACAAAGTGTCATTGTCGGGCAGGTTCTCGCGCAGTGGCAGGAGACCGAAGACGAAGGCTCATGCGGTATGGGTCTTCGGCACTTCCCCACAAAAACATTTCCCAGAGGCCCGAATACAAAAGTTAATCCCGATAATACGGATCAATTGATCGCTACCCGCAACGGCTACGTCTTCTACAACGAAGAAGGCCTTATCACCGTGAAGGAGCTGCTTAATGTGCGCGGGGACGTAAATCTCTCCACCGGAAACATTTTTTTCGTGGGTGATATGGTCGTGCACGGTTCTATAAAATCCGGACTTGATGTAAAAGCGAACAACATCAACGTAAAGGGCGTCATAGAGCAGGCTAACGTACATGCGGCGGGATTCCTCAAATGTGACGGTGGAATCAAAGGTAATAGTAAGGGAACCGTTGAAGCAAAAGGAACATTGCGGACCGGTTTTTGCGAAAACGCCACACTTGTCAGCAGCGGCAATATTATCATTGATAAAAACTGTATGCATACTACAGTCTATTGCGAAGGGAAATTCGCAGTCAAAGGACGCTTCGCTGGCGGCAAGTGCTACAGTGATCAGATTGTATTTATCGGCGAACAACTGGGCGGTGGACTTAGCGCAGCATCACAGATAGTGGTAGGCTACAATCCGGCCCTGCTCCTTCAAATTGATAAGATTTCCACACAAATTTCAGTGCTGGAGGACGAAACCCGTCAACTCCAGAAATTAATGACAAACGGTGCATCTACAACTGCTGAGTTCACGCAAAAAATCGAAAAATGTGAAATGAAAATTCGTTTTTTAAAAGCCAAAAAGAAGCAGTTGTGGGAAAAAATTCAGCAGACTGAAAAATTGGAAAATTGTAGAATTATGGTTCATGGTGTTATAAAATCGGGGGTGGAGATAAGCATCGGCCCGGCCTACATGCAGATAAATGAACCCTTGGAAAATGTTTTTTTCTATTACGAAAACGATGAAATAAAGATGGGATCTCCCGCATTAAATAAATAG
- a CDS encoding MotA/TolQ/ExbB proton channel family protein: MDIATLIGIVGGFGLIIATIVMGGNVGGFIDPPSLVVVVGGTFASAFIMFPMGVVLKSFKIALKGFFSKSEDPKVMIDQIVALAETARKESLVALEKVAIDDEYLKKGIILVADGTDGDLVRAIMEIEIDAMKKRHFQGQGVMKGMGAMAPAFGMIGTLIGLVQMLSNLSDPDAIGPAMAVALLTTLYGSVLANVVFLPLATKLSERSLEEASYMEIMVEGVVSIQKGEHPSIVKEKLQAFLSPGLRDASA; this comes from the coding sequence ATGGATATTGCAACTTTAATAGGAATTGTCGGCGGCTTCGGCCTTATCATAGCAACTATTGTCATGGGCGGTAATGTTGGCGGATTTATCGATCCCCCTTCCCTTGTAGTAGTTGTGGGAGGTACTTTTGCCTCGGCGTTTATCATGTTTCCCATGGGTGTTGTTCTCAAATCTTTCAAAATTGCCCTTAAGGGTTTCTTCTCCAAATCAGAAGACCCCAAGGTAATGATCGACCAGATTGTTGCCCTTGCCGAGACTGCGAGAAAGGAAAGCCTCGTTGCCCTAGAAAAGGTTGCCATCGATGATGAATACCTGAAAAAAGGGATTATCCTGGTTGCAGACGGTACAGACGGAGATCTTGTCCGGGCCATCATGGAAATCGAGATTGACGCCATGAAAAAAAGGCACTTTCAAGGACAGGGAGTCATGAAGGGAATGGGAGCCATGGCCCCGGCATTCGGAATGATCGGAACATTGATAGGTCTGGTGCAGATGCTCTCAAACCTGAGTGATCCTGACGCAATCGGCCCGGCAATGGCGGTTGCTTTGCTGACTACCCTTTACGGATCGGTTCTGGCTAACGTTGTATTCCTGCCTCTGGCCACCAAGCTTTCAGAGCGTTCACTTGAGGAAGCTTCCTACATGGAAATCATGGTCGAAGGAGTCGTCTCTATCCAAAAAGGGGAACATCCCTCCATTGTAAAGGAAAAACTACAGGCCTTCCTCTCTCCCGGCCTGCGTGATGCCTCGGCATAA
- the dnaE gene encoding DNA polymerase III subunit alpha → MSEFVHLHVHTEYSLLDGAIRIKDLCQQAKDFGMPAVAITDHGSMFGAVNFYMTAMDMGIKPIIGCEVYVAPGDVDDELAHTEKSKKGRFHLVLLAKNQQGYKNIIKLCSLGFLEGFHYKPRVSKYLLNKYSEGVIALSACLAGEVPRVLINEGLDAGVEMAREYAKIFPGNFYLEVQANGLKDQDNLNELLYKCAERTGLPLVATNDCHYLTKDDYEAHDLLLCIQTQTTVDAEKRFRMETDQLYFKPQEEFEEYFAHVPEAIANTQKIAEMCNLEIELGNYYFPEYELPEGMTIETEFVRLCKEGLKKRIENAPYEIDEDKYWARLDYELGVINEMGFPAYFLIVQDFINWAKDNRIPVGPGRGSAAGSIVAWSLRITNLDPIPYDLLFERFLNVERISMPDIDVDFCERRRLEVVKYCSEKYGRDHVAQITTYGTMKTKAVIKDVGRAMGMHFSETDPIAKLVPDDPAVIAQGLGVKKAKITVPNAVKAIPELQNMVDTNPKIEKLMDIATRLEGMSRHASTHAAGVVISDKPMTDYLPLYKGKKGEIVTQYDMKKVEKVGLIKFDFLGLRTMTVIEDCLDIIRLQGKKAPDLDTLALDDPAAFDIFCKGDTDGVFQVESSGMRKYLRMLRPSCFEDIIAMLALYRPGPLGSGMVDEFIKRKHGEIEVSYLWPTLEPSLAPTYGVIVYQEQVMGAAMTIANYSLGEGDLLRRAMGKKIPEEMAKHRVRFLEGARENEIPEETANAIFDLMEQFAAYGFNKSHSAAYALISYYTAYLKAHFPVEFMAALMSTEMNNTEKIIMYINACRDMDVTVRQPDINLGVARFSVYEGDIIYGMAGIKNVGEEAIDEIVAERRTNGEFKDFVDFVTRVNLRRVTKRVIEYLIRAGAFDSMGLTRSGLIASLDKAVSYGQKKNKEKESGMINMLDMLGGGGESEEAATVSFEEFSMPEMDDKEMQRLEKEALGFYLTCHPLLCYRNEMSRLGLQTIEDCPKMPHEAQVKLGVIITGFKEIITKKSGKKMAFATIEDMTGSGELIIFPKTYEEVHQYLGQDIPLLVKGKVDNPPPEEGQEEAPPESKVMADSISPLENAQAGCHEAVPLSVHHSLCTEDGIAELKAILAGYPGSAPVTLQLFLADSICTMRLGHGYNIRPNGDFWKEFNQWRKNGNGKARVQ, encoded by the coding sequence ATGTCAGAATTCGTTCATCTGCACGTCCATACTGAGTACAGTCTGCTGGACGGCGCAATCCGCATCAAAGACCTATGCCAGCAGGCCAAAGACTTCGGCATGCCAGCAGTGGCCATTACCGACCACGGCTCCATGTTCGGAGCTGTTAACTTCTATATGACCGCTATGGACATGGGTATCAAGCCTATTATCGGCTGCGAGGTCTATGTGGCTCCCGGTGATGTAGATGATGAGCTTGCCCATACCGAAAAGAGTAAGAAAGGACGCTTCCACCTTGTGTTGCTGGCAAAAAATCAGCAGGGCTACAAAAACATAATCAAGCTCTGCTCGTTGGGTTTTCTTGAAGGATTCCATTACAAACCGCGAGTCAGCAAATATCTGCTTAATAAATATAGCGAAGGCGTAATTGCTCTTTCCGCCTGCCTCGCCGGAGAGGTTCCCCGCGTCCTGATAAATGAAGGGCTTGATGCAGGAGTGGAGATGGCCCGGGAATATGCTAAAATCTTCCCCGGCAATTTCTACCTTGAAGTGCAGGCGAACGGTCTTAAAGATCAGGACAATCTTAATGAACTGCTCTATAAATGCGCTGAGAGGACCGGACTGCCGCTGGTTGCCACTAACGACTGCCATTATCTAACCAAAGATGACTACGAAGCTCACGATCTGTTGCTCTGCATCCAGACCCAGACTACGGTCGACGCAGAAAAACGGTTTCGTATGGAGACCGACCAACTTTACTTCAAGCCGCAGGAAGAGTTTGAAGAGTATTTTGCCCATGTTCCGGAGGCAATTGCCAACACTCAAAAGATTGCCGAGATGTGCAATCTCGAAATTGAGCTGGGCAACTACTACTTCCCGGAATACGAGCTTCCCGAGGGCATGACTATTGAGACCGAGTTCGTGCGGCTCTGCAAGGAAGGCCTGAAAAAACGTATTGAAAACGCCCCCTATGAAATAGATGAAGATAAATACTGGGCACGTCTAGATTACGAGCTGGGCGTCATTAATGAAATGGGATTCCCGGCATACTTCCTCATCGTTCAGGATTTCATCAACTGGGCAAAAGATAACCGCATTCCGGTAGGACCGGGTCGTGGTTCGGCAGCGGGTTCAATCGTTGCATGGTCATTAAGGATTACCAACCTCGATCCTATTCCATACGATCTTCTTTTTGAAAGATTTCTTAATGTTGAACGTATCTCAATGCCTGATATTGACGTCGACTTCTGTGAACGCCGACGTCTTGAGGTAGTTAAATACTGCTCCGAAAAATACGGACGAGACCACGTAGCCCAGATCACCACTTACGGAACCATGAAGACCAAGGCGGTAATCAAGGACGTGGGCAGAGCCATGGGCATGCATTTTTCCGAGACCGATCCCATCGCCAAGCTAGTACCGGACGACCCGGCTGTTATCGCCCAGGGACTGGGAGTCAAGAAGGCCAAGATAACCGTGCCCAACGCGGTCAAGGCGATCCCGGAACTGCAGAACATGGTTGATACCAATCCCAAAATCGAAAAACTCATGGACATCGCCACCCGTCTGGAAGGCATGTCCCGCCATGCTTCAACCCATGCGGCCGGAGTCGTTATCTCCGACAAGCCCATGACCGATTACCTGCCCCTCTATAAAGGTAAAAAGGGCGAAATCGTGACCCAGTACGACATGAAAAAAGTCGAAAAAGTCGGCTTAATCAAGTTCGACTTTCTGGGACTGCGTACCATGACAGTTATCGAGGACTGTCTCGATATTATCCGCCTGCAGGGTAAAAAAGCCCCGGATCTGGACACACTTGCCCTTGATGACCCGGCAGCTTTCGATATTTTCTGCAAAGGTGATACTGACGGAGTTTTTCAGGTTGAATCGTCCGGCATGCGTAAATACCTGCGCATGCTCCGGCCCAGTTGCTTTGAAGACATCATCGCTATGCTCGCCCTGTACCGTCCGGGTCCTCTGGGTTCCGGTATGGTTGATGAATTCATTAAGCGTAAACACGGCGAAATCGAAGTTTCCTACCTCTGGCCGACCCTTGAACCCAGTCTAGCGCCGACTTACGGGGTCATCGTCTATCAGGAACAGGTTATGGGCGCGGCAATGACCATCGCCAACTACTCTCTCGGTGAGGGTGACCTGCTCCGCAGGGCCATGGGTAAGAAAATCCCGGAAGAAATGGCCAAGCACAGGGTTAGATTCCTTGAAGGGGCACGGGAAAACGAAATTCCCGAAGAAACCGCCAACGCCATCTTCGACTTGATGGAACAGTTCGCGGCCTACGGTTTCAACAAATCGCATTCCGCGGCTTACGCGCTGATCTCCTATTACACAGCCTACCTCAAGGCTCATTTCCCGGTGGAATTCATGGCTGCTCTAATGAGTACTGAAATGAACAACACCGAGAAAATCATCATGTACATCAACGCCTGCCGTGATATGGACGTTACCGTGCGCCAGCCGGATATCAACCTCGGCGTGGCTCGTTTTTCAGTGTACGAAGGTGACATCATTTACGGTATGGCCGGGATCAAAAATGTCGGCGAAGAGGCTATCGACGAAATTGTGGCCGAACGCCGGACCAATGGAGAATTTAAGGATTTCGTGGACTTTGTAACCCGCGTTAACCTGCGCAGGGTAACCAAGCGGGTAATCGAATACCTGATCCGCGCCGGGGCTTTCGATTCCATGGGCCTGACCCGTTCCGGCCTGATCGCATCGCTGGATAAAGCTGTTTCCTACGGCCAGAAAAAGAACAAGGAAAAAGAATCAGGCATGATCAACATGCTGGATATGCTCGGCGGCGGAGGCGAATCTGAAGAAGCGGCAACCGTCAGCTTTGAAGAATTCAGCATGCCGGAAATGGACGATAAGGAAATGCAGCGCCTTGAAAAAGAGGCACTCGGTTTCTACCTGACCTGCCATCCACTGCTCTGTTACCGCAATGAAATGAGCCGTCTGGGCTTGCAGACCATTGAAGATTGCCCGAAAATGCCCCACGAAGCTCAGGTAAAACTGGGAGTCATCATTACCGGGTTCAAAGAGATCATTACCAAGAAAAGCGGCAAGAAAATGGCCTTCGCGACCATTGAAGACATGACCGGTTCCGGAGAATTAATAATTTTCCCTAAAACTTATGAAGAAGTTCATCAGTACCTCGGACAGGACATACCATTGCTCGTCAAAGGCAAAGTGGACAATCCCCCGCCCGAGGAAGGACAGGAAGAAGCTCCGCCGGAATCCAAAGTCATGGCTGATTCGATTTCTCCGCTGGAAAACGCGCAGGCAGGTTGTCATGAAGCAGTGCCGCTCTCAGTTCATCACAGCCTGTGCACCGAAGACGGCATAGCCGAACTTAAAGCAATTCTTGCGGGGTACCCCGGCTCAGCCCCGGTTACGCTGCAACTGTTCCTAGCGGACTCCATATGTACAATGCGTCTGGGACACGGCTACAACATCCGCCCCAACGGAGACTTCTGGAAGGAATTCAACCAGTGGCGTAAGAACGGAAACGGGAAGGCCAGAGTGCAGTAA
- a CDS encoding AEC family transporter codes for MLILVLSALIPLFLMVIAGAAAYRWEILPENTATVLNGFVYYFTLPALLFGSLATTPFDEIAQGRFIAGYVSAMVGTYWLMFFISKYVFKGHFTEDAMRAGAACFPNSAYLGLPIMLYLFDGSRQAFIATTLAILLPILIIIMMVATCELHRADKSKSNLKVVGQIAFSMLKTPLIGSFFAGGLFSFFRIGLPDFLATGLHQFGMASVPCALFAIGILIVRQKMELKLLNIGLVNFFKLILHPLMAAGCLLAFGVQDQMLLMGILLSGMPVAALCCVLAETYNTCEAETSATVLASMIFYVPAMFFTLVVAEYYGLPLMR; via the coding sequence ATGCTGATATTAGTTCTTAGTGCTCTTATTCCCTTATTTCTTATGGTCATCGCCGGTGCAGCTGCTTACCGCTGGGAAATTTTACCTGAGAATACTGCGACTGTTCTGAATGGTTTTGTCTATTACTTTACCCTGCCTGCATTGCTGTTCGGATCATTGGCCACCACTCCCTTTGATGAGATTGCACAGGGGCGATTTATAGCTGGATATGTCAGTGCCATGGTTGGCACTTATTGGCTGATGTTTTTTATTTCAAAATATGTATTCAAGGGACATTTTACAGAAGACGCGATGCGGGCCGGAGCTGCATGTTTTCCAAATTCCGCATATTTAGGACTGCCGATTATGCTGTATCTTTTCGATGGTAGTCGGCAGGCATTTATCGCCACCACACTGGCAATTCTTCTACCCATATTAATCATAATTATGATGGTCGCCACTTGTGAGCTGCACCGTGCGGATAAATCTAAATCTAATTTGAAGGTCGTCGGTCAGATAGCGTTTTCTATGCTCAAGACCCCATTGATAGGTTCATTTTTCGCGGGAGGTCTTTTTTCTTTTTTCCGAATAGGGTTGCCCGATTTTTTGGCTACGGGGTTGCATCAATTCGGCATGGCCTCGGTCCCTTGCGCTTTGTTTGCCATCGGAATTTTGATTGTTCGTCAGAAGATGGAATTGAAGTTGCTCAATATAGGACTGGTAAATTTTTTCAAATTGATTCTGCATCCGTTGATGGCAGCCGGTTGTCTTCTTGCCTTCGGTGTTCAGGATCAGATGTTGTTGATGGGAATTCTGTTATCGGGCATGCCGGTGGCGGCTTTGTGTTGCGTATTGGCAGAGACTTATAACACCTGCGAAGCTGAGACTTCAGCTACAGTTCTGGCCTCAATGATATTCTACGTTCCGGCCATGTTTTTTACTCTTGTTGTTGCCGAATATTACGGTTTGCCCTTAATGAGATAG
- a CDS encoding SLC13 family permease, translating into MDSSVIYIYERMPLILLFATGYILYRATTIAGLPEYMASRAVNFSRGRADLLLLSLIGISALLSMFIPNAVTVLAMVPVIRKLDHELKAMTTPLTLSIIYGANIGGMGSLIGSPANLLLLGALDLFNVPGRERITFFNWFEWSLPLVVLMLLLAWIVARISLPDGGRARVPLSDDESMNAGQRKMMAVFMLFLLFWSGSSMSAEVWLELKEYETLAALLFTTGFCGYIFGSKLLCLRDLLCGIPKRGLMFIGLLAILVFLAGFFKLDVYAADIFRSTLDLTGLSSDGFGLYLVTGFLVIILTEFLSNTVVSMAFFAVIVNVATAYSLNPLPLMVLVSTASTCAFMTPVATPCNSFAVGEMRGISMRIMLGLGLILNVFGALLLSLWIWWMVPIVYG; encoded by the coding sequence ATGGACTCCTCTGTTATATACATATATGAAAGGATGCCGCTGATCCTGCTTTTTGCCACCGGGTATATCCTTTATCGGGCGACGACCATAGCAGGGCTGCCGGAGTATATGGCTTCGCGCGCAGTGAATTTCAGCCGCGGGCGTGCGGATCTGCTGCTCCTTTCCCTGATCGGTATTTCCGCGCTGCTCTCCATGTTCATTCCCAATGCGGTAACTGTTCTGGCCATGGTCCCCGTCATCCGCAAGCTTGATCATGAATTGAAAGCGATGACCACGCCTTTGACACTATCTATTATATACGGAGCGAATATAGGAGGAATGGGTTCATTAATCGGCAGTCCCGCCAATCTGTTGCTGCTCGGAGCGTTGGATTTGTTTAATGTGCCGGGACGTGAGCGGATAACCTTCTTCAACTGGTTTGAATGGTCTTTGCCGCTGGTAGTGCTTATGCTCTTATTGGCTTGGATAGTGGCTCGGATTTCCCTACCGGATGGAGGAAGGGCGAGAGTTCCCTTGTCTGACGATGAATCCATGAATGCCGGGCAGCGTAAAATGATGGCAGTGTTTATGCTGTTTCTTCTCTTCTGGAGCGGTTCATCAATGTCTGCTGAAGTCTGGCTTGAACTGAAGGAATACGAAACATTGGCGGCGCTGCTGTTCACAACGGGATTTTGCGGATACATTTTCGGTTCAAAGCTGCTGTGTTTGCGTGATCTGCTGTGCGGAATTCCAAAACGAGGGCTCATGTTCATCGGGCTGCTGGCAATATTGGTCTTTCTGGCTGGATTTTTTAAGCTGGACGTATACGCCGCCGATATCTTTAGATCCACCCTGGACCTGACAGGACTGAGCAGCGATGGGTTCGGACTCTATCTGGTTACTGGGTTTCTGGTAATCATACTGACAGAGTTTTTAAGCAATACAGTTGTTTCCATGGCTTTTTTTGCCGTCATAGTGAATGTGGCAACTGCTTATAGCTTGAACCCACTGCCATTAATGGTGCTAGTCTCTACAGCTTCCACCTGCGCGTTTATGACCCCGGTGGCAACTCCCTGCAATAGCTTTGCAGTAGGAGAAATGCGTGGAATATCCATGCGGATAATGCTCGGGCTGGGGCTGATCCTTAATGTCTTTGGGGCCCTGTTGCTTTCACTTTGGATCTGGTGGATGGTGCCGATTGTATATGGCTGA
- a CDS encoding STAS domain-containing protein, with the protein MAQGIISTQDGILTLKCGREVTIETIYEYKEQIEKDSESPKVETVVADLSDARFLDSSGIGFLVSLNSRLKCSNKNMYLLRPSEQICKTLELVRLLSFFTIIEDEREIP; encoded by the coding sequence ATGGCACAAGGAATAATCAGCACACAAGATGGAATTCTGACCCTTAAATGCGGCAGAGAAGTTACCATTGAAACCATATACGAATATAAAGAGCAGATTGAAAAGGACAGTGAGTCCCCTAAAGTGGAAACTGTTGTTGCCGATCTCTCAGACGCCCGCTTTCTAGACAGCTCGGGAATCGGATTCCTCGTTTCGCTTAATTCACGCCTTAAATGCAGCAATAAGAACATGTACCTGCTGCGTCCCAGTGAACAAATCTGCAAAACTTTGGAACTTGTAAGACTCCTTTCCTTCTTCACCATAATTGAAGATGAAAGAGAAATTCCCTAA
- a CDS encoding OmpA family protein codes for MAKVVIIKPKNTEPPPEEGLPPWMATFADMVTLLLCFFVLLLSFANNDLEKFKELLGSLKDAFGVNIERQEADYLALTPSDLKRKEVKMDSNDKRLLGLVLRIKALLDEEDATRKSSGVKADQDGVLVSTDSAALFHPGTAKLTPDAYKVLDKVISILKDHNYNLVVRGHTDNKEVHSRKFPTNWELSSARAASALRYIVEKGGIAPKRLKAVGYADTQPLVKNDTPANRRKNRRLEFFYHKPARDSW; via the coding sequence ATGGCAAAAGTAGTAATCATCAAACCCAAGAATACTGAACCGCCGCCGGAAGAAGGGCTTCCCCCGTGGATGGCCACATTCGCGGATATGGTAACTCTACTACTCTGCTTTTTTGTGCTGCTGCTTTCATTTGCGAACAACGACCTTGAAAAATTCAAGGAACTGCTCGGCTCGCTAAAGGATGCTTTCGGGGTAAATATAGAACGGCAGGAAGCGGACTACCTTGCGCTCACTCCATCGGATCTCAAACGCAAAGAAGTTAAGATGGACAGCAACGACAAACGGTTGCTGGGACTGGTTCTGCGCATCAAGGCCCTGCTGGATGAAGAAGACGCCACCCGCAAATCATCCGGTGTAAAAGCGGATCAGGACGGAGTTCTGGTCAGCACAGACTCGGCTGCCCTATTTCATCCGGGAACGGCAAAACTCACACCGGATGCCTACAAAGTACTGGACAAAGTTATCAGTATTCTAAAGGACCACAACTACAATCTAGTAGTTCGAGGGCACACGGACAACAAGGAAGTACATTCCCGTAAATTTCCCACAAACTGGGAGCTTTCTTCAGCCAGAGCTGCCAGCGCCCTGCGCTATATAGTTGAAAAAGGGGGCATAGCGCCCAAAAGGCTGAAAGCAGTGGGCTATGCCGACACCCAGCCACTGGTAAAAAACGACACTCCGGCAAATAGACGTAAAAACCGCAGACTTGAATTTTTTTACCATAAACCAGCCCGAGATTCGTGGTAG
- the queD gene encoding 6-carboxytetrahydropterin synthase QueD — translation MSKGKWKLKVKKDFSAAHQLRNYGGKCENMHGHNFGVEVEIEGGHLDPKVEILMDFKELKKELSEVLETLDHKHLNSTEYFEHHNPSSENIARYIYQEMKKRVETEHIKMVYASVSEKESSVASYSEE, via the coding sequence ATGTCTAAAGGTAAATGGAAACTTAAAGTAAAAAAGGACTTCAGTGCAGCCCATCAACTCCGTAATTACGGCGGAAAGTGCGAGAACATGCACGGGCACAACTTCGGTGTAGAAGTTGAAATCGAAGGCGGCCATCTCGATCCGAAAGTTGAAATCCTTATGGATTTTAAAGAACTTAAAAAAGAACTCAGCGAAGTATTGGAAACACTCGATCATAAACACCTGAACAGCACCGAATACTTTGAACATCACAATCCTTCTTCGGAAAACATCGCCCGCTACATCTATCAGGAGATGAAAAAACGAGTCGAGACAGAACATATAAAGATGGTTTACGCTTCTGTTTCTGAAAAAGAATCCTCAGTTGCCTCCTACAGCGAGGAATAA
- the dtd gene encoding D-aminoacyl-tRNA deacylase: protein MRLVIQRTSGGKVEVDGGVVGEIGTGLMVLAGFGKNDTENLPDSKVWKTLIDKMIGLRIFEDDEGRMNLSLNDIGGDVLLVSQFTLYASCKKGRRPSFTNAAAPQLASDLFDRLVADVTAKAPAKVATGQFGAMMNVDFVNWGPVTIILDSEDFI, encoded by the coding sequence ATGAGGCTGGTAATTCAGAGAACTAGCGGCGGTAAGGTTGAAGTAGACGGCGGCGTGGTGGGCGAAATCGGCACCGGGCTTATGGTGCTGGCCGGATTCGGTAAGAATGACACAGAAAATCTGCCGGACTCTAAAGTCTGGAAGACTCTTATCGATAAGATGATTGGACTGCGCATATTCGAGGATGACGAAGGGCGCATGAACCTTTCACTTAATGATATCGGCGGCGATGTGCTGCTGGTTTCCCAGTTTACCCTTTACGCTTCATGTAAAAAGGGGCGCAGACCTTCATTTACCAACGCCGCAGCGCCGCAATTGGCAAGTGATCTATTTGATCGTTTAGTAGCGGACGTTACAGCAAAAGCCCCCGCAAAAGTAGCTACAGGGCAGTTTGGCGCAATGATGAACGTTGATTTCGTAAACTGGGGCCCGGTTACCATCATACTGGATTCAGAGGATTTTATATAA
- a CDS encoding pentapeptide repeat-containing protein: MNIDDCESYENEFFENIDLNEQVLQEVTFYRCTFKAASLQYAEFIDCEFQDCRFIGCNMALAVFNNSKIIDTEFRDSKLLGINWGNLGPVIVAQFSNCLMDRCSFSSQNLLKVKFNSCSLREATISDSKLARVKFDDCDLSACQFHQNDLTNADFTTSRNYFMNAETNKLKKAKFSLPEAVALLANLEIKLI, encoded by the coding sequence ATGAATATTGATGACTGCGAGTCGTATGAAAATGAATTCTTCGAGAATATTGATCTGAACGAGCAGGTTTTACAGGAAGTTACTTTTTATAGATGTACATTTAAGGCCGCGTCTTTGCAGTATGCAGAATTTATTGATTGCGAATTTCAGGACTGCAGATTCATTGGTTGCAATATGGCTCTTGCTGTATTCAATAATTCAAAGATCATTGATACTGAATTCAGGGATTCAAAATTGTTGGGAATAAACTGGGGCAATCTAGGGCCGGTTATTGTTGCGCAGTTTTCGAACTGTCTTATGGATAGGTGTTCCTTCAGTTCCCAGAATTTGCTCAAAGTAAAATTCAATTCCTGTTCTTTGCGTGAGGCAACAATTTCAGATTCTAAATTGGCTCGCGTAAAATTTGATGATTGCGATTTATCCGCATGCCAGTTTCATCAAAACGACCTTACTAATGCAGACTTCACAACATCCAGAAATTATTTCATGAATGCGGAAACGAATAAACTTAAAAAGGCTAAATTTTCACTGCCTGAAGCTGTTGCTTTACTTGCCAATCTGGAAATTAAGCTGATCTAG
- a CDS encoding ATP-binding protein — protein sequence MQRFVLEAIPTPEESREIARKAITILKEFIADENILHDMDLVLTEGCSNVARHAYDKHEDCNRLELTITIHPGDHIILEIADWGKGLCSESIDFSMPSPEAVGGRGMFIMSELMDSFELVQENGKNIIKLTRRLKEDQWHKE from the coding sequence ATGCAACGCTTTGTGCTGGAAGCGATTCCAACCCCTGAAGAAAGCAGGGAAATAGCCCGCAAGGCAATCACCATTCTGAAAGAATTTATCGCAGATGAAAACATTCTCCACGACATGGATCTTGTTCTGACCGAAGGATGCTCAAATGTAGCCCGGCACGCCTACGATAAACATGAAGACTGCAACAGGCTGGAACTCACCATAACTATCCATCCCGGAGACCATATCATTCTTGAAATTGCGGATTGGGGCAAAGGACTTTGTTCCGAGTCGATAGACTTTTCCATGCCCTCACCGGAAGCTGTCGGCGGGCGGGGGATGTTCATCATGTCTGAACTTATGGACTCTTTTGAACTGGTTCAGGAAAACGGGAAAAATATCATCAAACTCACCCGCAGGTTAAAGGAAGATCAATGGCACAAGGAATAA